GGCCACGTGGGTTCGACCGGTGAACCTCAGGGGATCGGCTCTGTGAGGATGAGCGTCCAGGGGGTCAGGGAGAAGAAAGAAGCTGATCGACAAGTGCGAGGAGGCGATCCACCTCGACCGGCTTCACAAGGCAGGCGGTCACCGCCTGGCCTTCCGCCTTGATCTTGCCTGCCGCCTCGCTGTCGCCGGTGAGAAACACGATGCGTGCCGTGGGCCATTTCTGCTGCACGCGATGGGCTACGTGCGTGCCGTTCTTCCCTGGCAGTCGGTAGTCAATAATGGCAACCTCGCAGGGCGGGCCTTCAAGGATAGCCTCGGCCTCTGCGGCCGTGCGGGCCGTCTTGACACAGTAGCCGCTGGCGCCAAAGATTTCGCGCACAAGCTCGAGAAAATCGTCCTCGTCATCAACCACCAACAGGGAACGCGGTCCTACGCCGGACACCAGGGACCCCTCCATGGATCTAACGCCGAAACTTCCGTAAGATAGGATCGAACCGCGTAAGAGTCAATGGACACACGGATGATTACCGAAGTTTCTCAATTATTCCCTGAGGATCCCGGGCTCGACCCTTAGCATGCCCCTACCCAAAATCCGGCGCGAGGGCGGGCCATCCCTCCTCAGCCATGAGCCGGCGATTAATCCTGATCGTAGGCGAGACGCGCTTGGAGGTTTATTGCATCGAAACAGACAGGTTCTCGTAAACCGCGACGAGCGAACAAACTGGGCAAAATTCCTCGGTGGC
The DNA window shown above is from candidate division KSB1 bacterium and carries:
- a CDS encoding response regulator, translated to MSGVGPRSLLVVDDEDDFLELVREIFGASGYCVKTARTAAEAEAILEGPPCEVAIIDYRLPGKNGTHVAHRVQQKWPTARIVFLTGDSEAAGKIKAEGQAVTACLVKPVEVDRLLALVDQLLSSP